The following proteins are co-located in the Saccharomycodes ludwigii strain NBRC 1722 chromosome V, whole genome shotgun sequence genome:
- a CDS encoding uncharacterized protein (similar to Saccharomyces cerevisiae YGR109W-A | retrotransposon gene): MNHNQTVIAPFKFSGSKKDVSRISTFLLSFETQFVECGIEDEYAKICYVAQNFTDDALEWFANYFNLNDCRAMTYSAFAADFKDYHSSKIDPYQLLERSKRTSQKGDIDPSEIDSYQLMENWKQTSQKKDIDTYVKQFMTYHAMLPRGYTSDAFAIDLFIQGVRLQTRQMLRMYQFDRLIDAVNAAKKIEHCRKNSDVSLDDECNLTGNKNKLDTDLDCTMNRINNTRHGYSKTGRKYTGKDKEGKNSNRKDNFQEKFYNVCRRNKLCFNCGSPDHIKANCPGNARRSY; this comes from the coding sequence ATGAATCACAATCAAACTGTTATCGCCCCATTTAAGTTCTCTGGATCTAAAAAGGATGTTTCCAGAATTTCTACATTTTTGTTGAGTTTTGAGACCCAGTTCGTCGAGTGTGGTATTGAAGATGAATACGCAAAAATTTGTTATGTGGCTCAAAACTTTACTGATGATGCTTTAGAATGGTTTgctaattattttaatctTAATGACTGTAGAGCTATGACATACTCTGCATTTGCCGCTGATTTTAAGGATTACCATAGTTCCAAGATTGATCCGTACCAGCTTTTGGAAAGGTCGAAACGAACTTCACAAAAGGGAGATATTGATCCTTCTGAGATTGATTCGTACCAGCTTATGGAAAACTGGAAGCAAACTTCACAAAAGAAGGATATTGATACGTATGTTAAACAGTTTATGACTTATCATGCAATGTTACCTCGTGGTTATACGTCAGATGCTTTTGCTATTGATTTGTTCATTCAAGGAGTGAGGCTTCAGACTCGTCAAATGTTGAGAATGTACCAATTTGATAGGTTAATTGATGCTGTTAATGCTGCTAAAAAGATTGAACACTGCCGCAAAAATTCGGATGTTTCACTTGATGATGAATGTAACCTTACTggaaataagaataaattAGATACGGACCTAGATTGTACCATGAACCGGATTAACAACACAAGACATGGTTATTCGAAGACTGGGAGAAAATATACTGGAAAAGACAAAGAAGGGAAGAATTCCAATAGAAAGGATAACTTTCAAGAGAAGTTTTACAATGTTTGTAGAAGAAACAAGTTGTGTTTCAACTGCGGTTCCCCAGATCATATAAAAGCTAATTGTCCTGGTAATGCGAGGCGTTCCTATTAA
- a CDS encoding uncharacterized protein (similar to Saccharomyces cerevisiae YKL068W-A | putative protein of unknown function): protein MLDQELVFKNYEADYGCAGTKPSLKGKLQEYSVDKLDITMQTQFHYCKLEHGTVSQEQPNNYYYHTHNNSNKMEKDDEDDNEDVIVDLSTGSLKPVNLKNYNRMNSMIDDFMDTRLS, encoded by the coding sequence ATGCTAGACCAAGAATTAGTATTTAAAAACTATGAAGCTGACTACGGTTGTGCAGGCACTAAGCCATCACTAAAGGGGAAATTACAGGAATATTCCGTTGATAAGCTTGATATTACTATGCAGACACAATTTCATTACTGTAAGTTAGAACATGGTACAGTTTCACAAGAACAACCTAataactattattatcacactcataataacagcaacaaaatggaaaaggatgatgaagatgacaATGAGGATGTGATTGTTGACCTATCGACTGGCAGCCTAAAGCCTGTAAACTTAAAGAACTATAATAGAATGAATTCGATGATCGATGATTTTATGGATACTAGATTATCTTAG
- the NUP116 gene encoding FG-nucleoporin NUP116 (similar to Saccharomyces cerevisiae YMR047C | NUP116 | NUclear Pore (paralog of YKL068W | NUP100)) encodes MFGGGSRPNFGNTGSSLFGQANNNNNTGVFGGTTTTNATNSGFGGFGAATNSNNGMFNSFNNNNNNKNTGLFGIAAPGSGGSSSSTNPSLMLNNNTTTGTGLKPFSSYSERDASTNVTNHYESITFMDEYKNYSFEELRWQDYQANRKNPGASAGAAAFNNTNNINTNMFGTTGNNNNSLFINNKTNSNSTGLFGQANNANNTANSPFGAAKPAGGLFGQNNSTTTGMNSPFGATKTTGGGLFGQTGNNTNNNAINSPFGTKPAAGGLFGQSNATNTMNSPFGQSNSNAQGTGSLFGQNNNNNLGGGLFGQNNTATNNAQGTGLFGQTNNNNNNNNNSNNNTSAFGNVNGANNNNNNSPFGAMNSNQGGSLFGQANTATQGTGLFGQSNTVNRGTGLFGQANTGNQGTSLFGQNNTTSQGTGLFGQNNNNTNTQGTGLFGQTNNTQATGLFGQNNNATQNTGLFGQANNNTNNNQATTGGLFGQANNNNANQGTGLFGQTNNTQNTGLFGQTNNNATGTGLFGQNNNTQGTGLFGQNNNMNNNNNTQGSTGLFGAKPATGGGLFGNMNNNNTAGQTGTGGLFGQATNNQGTGGLFGQNNNNTARSTGLFGQTNTNNSASGGLFGQNNNNQTTSGGGLFGQNNNTTATSNMNAMGGGGLFGNKPATNTVGGGGLFGNNNNNQAASGGLFGQNNALGANSGSTLGGGLFGAKPAGTGTNTGGLFGNTNNGSNLANNTAGGGGLFGNKSNTTTLGGGLFGNNNNNATAAGTTNTLGGGLFGNKSANNNNALGGGLFGAKPSNTATGTGGLFGNANNMAGTTTTNNTLNGGGLFGNTNNTSNITAPNTTTQLGGGLFQNPNSLQQQQQISTLGQSSSTPYGNNELFKNFAMPNGITEPPKPSAVRTKAEKKKDSTLSSAYKLAPKPLFGNIDNSTHDGKLNFNRFPSGDSSSTKQIEAGAAVGTEISLFNRESDEALLTKSTLFNPNKKSFKNLILNRKAQENGPKNKTHKNANEDNDTSGTNKEEARQITFKLDGTNNVASGPEKTTTNESSASSPSSVNGSKSPSPLFSRSTHNRSTTPFLQTPEDLEEKKLNNGGTCAENGKKEKPLDNVAETVSKEVTIVPKDVGEDITFTEDGYYISPSLDTLSQMSLLKLRKVSNLTVGHEKYGKVEFLEPVDLSNVPLNAICGNLIVFQLNDMSLYPNEMEIPAKGEGLNVRMKVSLLGCYPIDKSTKQPIKDPHHPVVIKHIQKLKKITAVKFENYDPTTGQWTFIKE; translated from the coding sequence ATGTTTGGAGGCGGATCAAGACCTAATTTCGGTAATACAGGAAGTAGTTTATTTGGTCAAgcaaacaataacaacaacactGGTGTATTTGGTGGCACTACCACTACCAATGCTACTAATTCAGGGTTTGGTGGATTTGGTGCAGCAACCAATAGTAACAATGGTATGttcaattcttttaataataacaataataacaaaaacacTGGATTATTTGGGATAGCAGCACCTGGTAGTGGTGgtagcagcagcagcaccAATCCTTCTTTAATgcttaataataatactactacGGGTACAGGTTTGAAACCTTTTAGTAGTTATTCTGAACGTGATGCGTCGACAAATGTAACCAACCATTACGAAAGTATTACTTTTATGgatgaatataaaaattattcttttGAAGAATTGAGATGGCAAGATTATCAAGCTAATAGGAAAAATCCTGGTGCTTCTGCTGGAGCTGCTgcttttaataatactaataatataaatactaACATGTTTGGTACtactggtaataataataactctttatttattaacaacaaaacCAACTCTAACTCCACAGGATTGTTTGGACAAGCGAATAATGCAAACAATACGGCCAATTCACCGTTTGGAGCCGCTAAACCGGCTGGCGGTTTGTTTGGTCAGAATAACAGTACTACTACAGGTATGAATTCACCTTTTGGGGCTACTAAAACAACTGGCGGCGGCTTATTTGGCCAAACTGGGAATaacaccaacaacaatgcGATTAATTCCCCATTTGGTACCAAACCAGCTGCTGGTGGTCTATTTGGTCAGTCTAATGCTACCAATACCATGAATTCGCCATTTGGTCAATCCAACAGTAATGCTCAAGGCACTGGCAGTTTATTTGGccaaaacaacaacaataatctAGGTGGTGGGCTATTTGGTCAAAACAATACTGCTACTAACAATGCTCAAGGCACTGGATTATTTGGCCagacaaataataataataataataataataatagtaataataatacatcTGCATTTGGCAATGTGAATGgtgctaataataacaacaataattctCCATTTGGTGCAATGAATAGTAACCAAGGAGGCAGTCTGTTTGGCCAGGCTAACACTGCCACGCAAGGGACTGGTCTATTTGGCCAATCCAACACTGTTAACCGAGGGACCGGTTTATTTGGTCAAGCCAACACTGGTAACCAGGGAACCAGTTTATTCGGTCAGAATAACACTACTTCTCAAGGTACAGGATTATTTGGtcaaaacaataacaataccaaCACTCAAGGTACTGGGCTATTTGGCCAAACCAATAACACACAAGCTACAGGTTTGTTTGGCcagaataataatgctaCTCAAAATACGGGCTTATTTGGCCAGgccaacaataataccaacaacaaTCAAGCAACTACTGGCGGTTTATTTGGTCAAgccaacaataacaatgctAACCAGGGCACAGGGTTGTTTGGACAAACTAACAATACGCAAAATACAGGGTTATTTGGACAGACTAACAATAATGCCACAGGCACTGGCTTATTTggtcaaaataataacacacAAGGAACTGGCTTGTTTGgccaaaataataacatgaacaacaacaacaacactCAGGGTAGTACTGGATTGTTTGGTGCTAAACCTGCGACAGGTGGTGGCTTATTTGGgaatatgaataataacaataccgCTGGCCAGACCGGTACCGGTGGGTTATTTGGGCAGGCCACTAATAATCAAGGCACTGGCGGTTTGTTTGgccaaaataataacaacactgCAAGGAGCACTGGCTTATTTGGCCAAACAAATACCAACAATTCTGCTTCTGGTGGATTATTTggtcaaaataataacaaccaAACTACTTCGGGTGGCGGTTTATTTGGtcaaaacaataataccacCGCCACATCCAATATGAATGCCATGGGCGGAGGTGGTTTGTTTGGTAATAAGCCTGCTACCAACACTGTTGGTGGGGGTGGCTTATTTggaaacaataacaacaatcaAGCTGCTTCTGGTGGCTTATTTGGACAAAACAATGCCCTTGGTGCCAATTCCGGCAGTACTTTGGGTGGTGGTTTGTTTGGTGCTAAACCTGCGGGGACTGGTACTAATACCGGCGGTTTGTTTGGTAATACTAACAATGGTTCCAATCTTGCTAATAATACAGCGGGTGGCGGTGGGTTGTTTGGTAACAAATCAAATACTACTACCTTAGGTGGTGGTTTATTTggtaacaacaacaacaatgctACGGCTGCTGGCACCACCAACACTTTGGGAGGTGGCTTATTTGGTAACAAATCtgccaacaataataatgcgTTGGGTGGTGGTTTGTTTGGTGCTAAACCTTCTAACACTGCTACTGGCACTGGCGGGTTATTTGGTAATGCCAATAATATGGCTGGTACAACCACTACGAATAATACATTAAACGGTGGTGGGTTATTTGGCAATACTAACAATACTAGTAATATAACTGCACCAAATACAACAACCCAATTAGGAGGTGGTTTATTTCAAAACCCAAACTCAttgcaacaacaacaacaaatttcAACGTTGGGCCAATCCTCCTCGACCCCATATGGGAACaatgaattatttaaaaactttgCCATGCCAAATGGAATCACAGAGCCACCCAAGCCAAGCGCTGTGAGAACTAAAGctgaaaagaagaaggatTCCACCTTGTCGTCAGCTTATAAATTAGCACCCAAACCATTATTTGgtaatattgataatagCACTCATGACGGCAAACTTAATTTTAATCGTTTCCCTTCTGGCGATTCTTCATCCACCAAACAAATTGAAGCCGGTGCAGCTGTTGGTACTGAGATTAGTTTATTCAATAGGGAAAGTGACGAGGCTCTTTTAACTAAGAGTACTCTTTTTAACCCAAATAAAAAgtcatttaaaaatttaattctaAACAGAAAAGCCCAAGAAAATGGCCCAAAAAATAAGACACATAAGAATGCGAACGAAGATAACGATACCAGTGGTACTAACAAAGAAGAAGCCAGACAAATCACCTTCAAGCTTGATGGTACCAATAACGTAGCCAGCGGGCCTGAAAAAACAACCACAAACGAGTCGTCTGCATCTTCACCTTCATCCGTTAATGGTTCCAAATCGCCATCTCCATTGTTTTCCAGGTCTACACACAATAGAAGTACTACCCCGTTCTTACAAACACCAGAAGATCTTGaggagaaaaaattgaataatggTGGCACCTGTGctgaaaatggaaaaaaggaaaaaccACTTGATAACGTTGCTGAAACAGTGTCGAAAGAGGTTACTATTGTTCCTAAAGATGTTGGTGAAGATATCACTTTTACCGAAGATGGGTATTATATTTCCCCATCGCTGGATACATTATCACAAATGTCGTTATTAAAACTACGTAAAGTTTCCAATTTAACTGTTGGACATGAAAAATATGGTAAGGTTGAATTTCTAGAACCTGTTGATTTATCCAATGTGCCATTAAACGCAATTTGTGGgaatttaattgtttttcaacTAAACGATATGAGCTTGTATCCAAATGAAATGGAAATACCAGCCAAGGGTGAGGGGTTAAATGTTAGAATGAAAGTTTCTTTGTTAGGGTGCTATCCGATTGATAAAAGTACCAAGCAGCCTATTAAGGATCCACATCATCCGGTTGTTATCAAGcatattcaaaaattaaagaaaattactGCTGTTAAATTTGAGAATTATGATCCAACCACTGGTCAATGGacatttattaaagaatGA